Proteins found in one Phycodurus eques isolate BA_2022a chromosome 18, UOR_Pequ_1.1, whole genome shotgun sequence genomic segment:
- the LOC133416993 gene encoding uncharacterized protein LOC133416993: MTSTKSSTCSLKMTTRELILIFLLQFEAISGEVTLVYARAGDVAVLPCKCSSCSGLVWLYSWDENPLVREVENGRVLTSSARSQRLSVKDCSLLIDRVKPQDTGYFACEQSGGGSSLTVLLTVMTLMSSIPWDSDPMQDGHVLLKCSLACYPGMRCSCGSGKLRWMDDEGQELSPQGTQQNCFSSVKVLPAGRNRNYTCQYVAEDGVKVQAHYTAVSKEVNTKGPGDPPPGRNLLSIIIGAAVTVLMLIVVIVSIVLVKMTSRRNSAQDFSKHEDNNVTYDSVGYNHKKEHAKQKEASLDETESEVTYATLNLKKKNEDKAKKQVHEEEEEVVTYAAVRSPPDQDVNQ, translated from the exons ATGACATCCACCAAAAGCTCAACTTGTTCACTGAAGATGACCACACGGGAATTAAttctcatttttcttcttcaatttgAAG CCATTAGCGGGGAGGTCACGCTGGTCTATGCCAGGGCCGGGGATGTGGCCGTTCTCCCTTGCAAGTGTTCATCCTGCTCCGGCTTGGTCTGGTTGTACAGTTGGGACGAGAACCCTTTGGTACGCGAGGTGGAGAACGGCCGAGTGCTGACCAGCTCAGCCAGAAGTCAACGCCTCAGCGTGAAGGACTGCTCGCTGCTCATTGACCGGGTGAAGCCACAGGACACCGGTTACTTTGCATGTGAACAAAGTGGAGGAGGGTCATCACTCACAGTTTTGCTGACGGTGATGACAT TGATGTCATCAATTCCTTGGGATTCTGATCCTATGCAAGACGGTCACGTGCTCCTGAAGTGCTCCTTGGCCTGCTACCCGGGTATGAGGTGTTCTTGCGGGTCAGGGAAGCTCCGCTGGATGGACGATGAAGGCCAGGAGCTTTCCCCGCAAGGCACTCAGCAGAACTGCTTTTCCTCCGTCAAAGTACTTCCTGCTGGCCGTAACAGGAATTACACGTGCCAATACGTGGCAGAAGATGGCGTGAAGGTCCAGGCCCATTACACAGCTGTTTCAAAAGAAGTGAACACAAAAGGTCCCGGAGATCCACCGCCTGGCCGCAACCTGCTCAGCATCATCATCGGGGCAGCTGTCACTGTTTTGATGCTGATCGTCGTCATCGTGAGCATCGTCCTGGTAAAAATGACGTCGAGAAGAAACTCAGCCCAGG atttCTCCAAACAT GAAGACAACAACGTTACATATGATAGCGTCGGTTACAACCACAAGAAGGAACACGCCAAGCAGAAG GAAGCTTCGCTGGATGAGACTGAGTCCGAAGTGACGTACGCTACTTTGAACCTCAAGAAGAAGAATGAGGACAAAGCCAAAAAGCAG
- the LOC133416794 gene encoding uncharacterized protein LOC133416794 isoform X2, with protein MTSRQGVLTHGDIKLSAVISGQHTYVFARAGDVAILPCKRSSCSGLGWSYSRDRSPFVREVENGRVLTTSARSQRLSLKDDCSLLVGQVEAEDSGFFTCVQKGQPELNVFLTVMTLTSSSPRDSDSMGEGHVILKCSLACWPGIRCSCRQRRFRWMDAEGQELYPEGTQQKNCVSFFKVLPVCRNRNYACQYVCRDDVKVQAHYTAVFQEVNTRGPGGRTRLINIIQVAVAVSLVIVFVLAVVHIQTKLRRNTAQDTTGS; from the exons ATGACATCCAGACAAGGAGTCCTCACCCATGGTGACATAAAATTATCTGCCG TCATTAGCGGCCAGCACACGTACGTCTTTGCCAGGGCCGGGGATGTGGCCATTCTGCCCTGCAAGCGGTCCTCCTGCTCTGGCTTGGGCTGGTCGTACAGTCGGGACCGGAGCCCTTTTGTACGCGAGGTGGAGAACGGCCGAGTGCTGACCACCTCAGCCAGAAGTCAACGCCTCAGCCTGAAGGACGACTGCTCGCTGCTCGTTGGTCAGGTGGAGGCAGAGGATTCTGGTTTCTTTACATGTGTACAAAAGGGGCAGCCAGAACTCAACGTTTTCCTGACGGTGATGACAT TGACATCATCGTCTCCTCGGGATTCTGATTCAATGGGAGAGGGTCACGTGATCCTGAAGTGTTCCTTGGCCTGCTGGCCAGGTATTAGGTGTTCTTGCAGGCAGCGGAGGTTCCGCTGGATGGACGCGGAAGGCCAGGAGCTTTACCCGGAAGGCACCCAGCAGAAGAACTGCGTGTCCTTTTTCAAAGTACTTCCTGTTTGCCGTAACAGGAATTACGCGTGCCAATACGTGTGCAGAGATGACGTGAAGGTCCAGGCCCATTACACAGCTGTCTTCCAAGAGGTCAACACAAGAGGTCCTGGAGGTCGCACCCGGCTCATCAATATCATTCAGGTGGCCGTCGCCGTCTCGTTGGTGATCGTCTTCGTTTTGGCCGTCGTCCACATCCAGACGAAGTTGAGAAGAAACACAGCCCAGGATACGACTGGATCGTGA
- the LOC133416794 gene encoding uncharacterized protein LOC133416794 isoform X1: MTWTKSSTCSLKMIAQKLIWIFLLQFEVISGQHTYVFARAGDVAILPCKRSSCSGLGWSYSRDRSPFVREVENGRVLTTSARSQRLSLKDDCSLLVGQVEAEDSGFFTCVQKGQPELNVFLTVMTLTSSSPRDSDSMGEGHVILKCSLACWPGIRCSCRQRRFRWMDAEGQELYPEGTQQKNCVSFFKVLPVCRNRNYACQYVCRDDVKVQAHYTAVFQEVNTRGPGGRTRLINIIQVAVAVSLVIVFVLAVVHIQTKLRRNTAQDTTGS; the protein is encoded by the exons ATGACATGGACCAAAAGCTCAACTTGCTCACTGAAGATGATCGCGCAGAAATTGATTTGGATTTTTCTGCTTCAATTTGAAG TCATTAGCGGCCAGCACACGTACGTCTTTGCCAGGGCCGGGGATGTGGCCATTCTGCCCTGCAAGCGGTCCTCCTGCTCTGGCTTGGGCTGGTCGTACAGTCGGGACCGGAGCCCTTTTGTACGCGAGGTGGAGAACGGCCGAGTGCTGACCACCTCAGCCAGAAGTCAACGCCTCAGCCTGAAGGACGACTGCTCGCTGCTCGTTGGTCAGGTGGAGGCAGAGGATTCTGGTTTCTTTACATGTGTACAAAAGGGGCAGCCAGAACTCAACGTTTTCCTGACGGTGATGACAT TGACATCATCGTCTCCTCGGGATTCTGATTCAATGGGAGAGGGTCACGTGATCCTGAAGTGTTCCTTGGCCTGCTGGCCAGGTATTAGGTGTTCTTGCAGGCAGCGGAGGTTCCGCTGGATGGACGCGGAAGGCCAGGAGCTTTACCCGGAAGGCACCCAGCAGAAGAACTGCGTGTCCTTTTTCAAAGTACTTCCTGTTTGCCGTAACAGGAATTACGCGTGCCAATACGTGTGCAGAGATGACGTGAAGGTCCAGGCCCATTACACAGCTGTCTTCCAAGAGGTCAACACAAGAGGTCCTGGAGGTCGCACCCGGCTCATCAATATCATTCAGGTGGCCGTCGCCGTCTCGTTGGTGATCGTCTTCGTTTTGGCCGTCGTCCACATCCAGACGAAGTTGAGAAGAAACACAGCCCAGGATACGACTGGATCGTGA
- the flvcr1 gene encoding feline leukemia virus subgroup C receptor-related protein 1, which produces MVAAELVQEHLRGADAASPPGRIKLEDEAASLGCATGEAKEPAADEGDAMLPDGGEKEPMKEMQHLETKLYWHRFLVLAVFSLYSLVNAFQWIQYGILANVFMHFYRVDNDKVDWLSIVFMLAYVPLIFPATWLLDRRGLRLTALLGSGLNCAGAWLKCASVGRELYAVTMAAQTVCAVAQIFILGLPSRVASVWFGTKEVSTACATAVLGNQLGVAIGFLLPPVLVPNTPDDVELTAHNISVMFYGTAAVSTVLFVLTIIVMKDRPPLPPSQAQAVLPDGPSEDYSYRRSMVNLMKNKAFILLLLSYGITTGSFYSVSTILNQMIMACYKNEELNAGRIGLTLVVAGMVGSILCGLWLDHTKTYKMTTLLVNCLTFVSMVIFTFTLDLNIYVIFFTGGLLGFFMTGYLPVGFEFGVEITYPEPEGTSSGLLNTAAQIFGILFTLIQGKLTSDYEKPLPGNLFLCAWIFLGVVLTGFIKSELKRHNVNIGVNVKDRRALPTECPAEKKIKLEPSLSFARETSL; this is translated from the exons ATGGTGGCGGCGGAGCTGGTGCAGGAGCATCTGCGCGGCGCGGATGCCGCCTCGCCACCTGGCCGCATCAAGTTGGAGGACGAGGCGGCGAGCCTCGGATGCGCAACCGGTGAGGCCAAGGAGCCGGCGGCGGACGAAGGCGATGCGATGCTGCCGGACGGAGGAGAAAAAGAGCCGATGAAGGAGATGCAGCACTTGGAGACCAAGCTGTACTGGCACCGCTTCTTGGTTCTGGCCGTGTTCAGCCTCTACTCGCTCGTCAACGCCTTCCAGTGGATCCAGTACGGCATATTGGCCAACGTGTTCATGCACTTCTACCGGGTGGACAACGACAAGGTGGACTGGCTGTCCATCGTCTTCATGCTGGCCTACGTGCCGCTCATCTTCCCGGCCACCTGGCTCCTGGACCGCCGCGGGTTGCGCCTCACCGCGCTGCTCGGCTCCGGCCTCAACTGCGCCGGCGCCTGGCTCAAGTGCGCCAGCGTGGGCCGGGAGCTGTACGCCGTCACCATGGCGGCGCAGACGGTGTGCGCCGTGGCGCAGATCTTCATCCTCGGCCTGCCGTCGCGCGTCGCCTCCGTGTGGTTCGGAACCAAGGAGGTGTCCACCGCCTGCGCCACCGCCGTGCTGGGGAACCAG TTGGGCGTGGCCATCGGGTTCCTGTTGCCGCCGGTCTTGGTTCCCAACACGCCCGACGACGTGGAGCTGACGGCCCACAACATCAGCGTCATGTTCTACGGCACTGCCGCCGTTTCCACTGTGCTCTTTGTCTTGACCATCATAG TCATGAAGGACCGGCCGCCGCTCCCGCCCAGCCAGGCCCAGGCCGTCCTGCCCGACGGACCCTCTGAGGACTACTCCTACCGGCGCTCCATGGTCAACTTGATGAAGAACAAAGCCTTCATCCTGCTGCTCCTCAGCTACG GCATAACGACAGGCTCTTTCTACTCGGTGTCGACCATCCTCAACCAGATGATCATGGCGTGCTACAAG AATGAAGAGTTGAACGCGGGGAGGATCGGGCTGACGTTGGTGGTGGCTGGCATGGTGGGCTCCATTCTCTGTGGCCTGTGGCTGGATCACACCAAGACCTACAA GATGACAACACTGTTGGTAAACTGCCTGACGTTTGTGAGCATGGTGATCTTCACCTTCACACTGGACCTGAACATCTACGTGATCTTCTTCACGGGAGGCCTGCTCGG CTTCTTCATGACGGGATATCTGCCTGTGGGCTTCGAGTTTGGAGTGGAGATCACCTACCCGGAGCCAGAGGGAACGTCGTCCGGACTCCTCAACACTGCGGCGCAG aTATTTGGGATCCTTTTCACGCTGATTCAGGGAAAACTGACGTCAGATTACGAAAAGCCACTGCCAGGAAATCTCTTCCTCTGCGCGTGGATCTTCTTGGGAGTAGTGCTCACCG GCTTCATCAAGTCCGAACTGAAGCGACACAACGTCAACATCGGGGTGAACGTGAAAGATCGACGGGCG CTTCCCACAGAGTGTCCCGCAGAGAAGAAGATCAAGCTGGAACCCTCTCTCAGCTTCGCGAGGGAAACGTCACTGTAG
- the nsl1 gene encoding kinetochore-associated protein NSL1 homolog gives MAVKMDAQDVRKSLAGETNEEFRVRLTSKKETIEQINQYKAILNKALDGQTGIPEKTKRLLLEQLLTDFEAAVQANVLVNGQTWDDAPNDDDEDKLAHLEKTLDDAIMETVYKRRAFPPQILRSALRSLKAERQLLDCYEKPVKPQQMLTDPQTENLMKDLSDRTSGLAKHTTQVIKSIYMLENQAKLLHEVINTKPNQASEEVHRDVFGSSQTAEAPPRPPNPTQSGEMRKQQSTRRDADDAVTSAGYVGKK, from the exons ATGGCGGTAAAAATGGACGCGCAAGATGTAAGAAAATCGCTCGCCGGTGAGACAAACGAAGAATTCCGAGTGCGGCTGACGTCTAAAAAAGAAACTATCGAACAGATAAATCAGTACAAAGCGATTTTAAACAAAGCACTGGACGGACAAACGGGAATTCCGGAGAAAACGAAGCGACTTTTACTTGAGCAGCTGCTGACG GACTTTGAGGCTGCCGTTCAAGCAAACGTGTTGGTGAATGGACAGACGTGGGACGATGCCCCAAATGACGATG ATGAGGACAAGTTGGCCCACCTGGAGAAGACGCTGGACGATGCCATCATGGAGACGGTGTATAAGCGACGCGCATTCCCCCCGCAAATCCTGCGCTCGGCGTTGCGCTCCCTCAAAGCGGAGAGGCAACTTCTG GACTGTTATGAAAAACCAGTCAAACCTCAACAGATGCTCACAGATCCTCAGACAG AAAACTTGATGAAGGACCTGTCAGATCGGACATCTGGACTGGCAAAGCACACCACGCAAGTCATCAAG TCCATCTACATGCTGGAGAATCAGGCCAAACTCTTACACGAGGTGATCAACACGAAACCCAATCAGGCGTCGGAAGAAGTGCATCGAGATGTGTTTGGCAGCAGCCAAACAGCAGAAGCTCCGCCTCGCCCACCGAACCCGACCCAGAGCGGCGAGATGCGGAAGCAGCAGTCGACCCGACGAGACGCGGATGACGCTGTCACCTCGGCGGGATACGtgggaaaaaagtaa
- the atf3 gene encoding cyclic AMP-dependent transcription factor ATF-3, with the protein MLQNSRPTLADISCSALVPRPSPPGSLSPDDSSHLAPATADELSLAVRTDVSSDGASSCSDLGVGGKTHAELERRKRRRENNKAAAAKCRKKKKDRAEYLLQESEKLESVNVNLKAQIKALNQQKQHLSYMLNQHRPTCIVHAQNGRTPDDDTDLFVRHLQESQTSIFALRDSASSIFDPPELDPAGGLLSLDHVQCSVSM; encoded by the exons ATGCTGCAGAACTCTCGTCCGACGCTGGCCGACATCAGCTGCTCGGCCCTGGTTCCGCGCCCGTCCCCGCCGGGCTCGCTGTCGCCGGACGACTCGAGCCACTTGGCGCCCGCCACCGCCGACGAGCTCAGCCTCGCCGTCCGGACCGACGTCAGCTCGGACGGCGCCAGCTCCTGCTCGGACCTCGGCGTCGGAGGGAAGACGCAT GCTGAGTTAGAAAGGAGGAAGCGACGGAGGGAGAACAACAAGGCCGCTGCCGCCAAATGCCGCAAAAAGAAGAAGGACAGGGCGGAATATTTGCTGCAG GAGTCGGAGAAGCTGGAGAGCGTCAACGTCAACCTGAAGGCTCAGATCAAAGCTCTGAACCAGCAGAAGCAGCACCTGTCCTACATGCTCAACCAGCACCGGCCCACCTGCATCGTCCACGCCCAGAACGGACGGACCCCCGACGACGACACCGACCTCTTCGTGCGCCACCTCCAGGAGAGCCAAACCTCCATCTTCGCCCTCCGGGACAGCGCCAGCTCCATCTTCGACCCCCCGGAACTGGACCCCGCCGGTGGGCTCCTGAGCCTGGACCACGTCCAGTGTTCGGTTTCCATGTGA